CGGGACGCCATCCTCGCGAACGTCCGCGAGGACCTGGCGCGGTGGACGGGCACCGCGGCCTGAGCCACCCCGCTACGCCGCCTGGAACCTGGGCGGCGTGTCTCCGGCCAGTGGCACGGTGAACTGCCAGCGCACGGTCAGCGGTGTGCCCCGGGGACGGTTCACCGCCACCGCCGCCTGGTGCCGCTCGGAGGGGCGCAACTGCACGAACTGCCAGGCCTCGGGGATGTCTCGCATGCGCGGATCGAACGAGATGCGCGGCGCCTGGTCCGGCTCCAGGTGGAAGGCGAACTGGTCCAGCGGCAGGGACAGTCCCGCGCCCCGCGCCTTGATGTAGGACTCCTTCAGGGTCCAGTACTCGAAGAACCGCTCGCGGTGCCGCTCCGGGGGCAGCGCCTTGAGCGCCGCCACTTCCGACGCGGCGAAGTAGTGGTCGGCGATCTCCACCGTCTCGCCGCTCCGCTGCGCGTCCTCCACATCCGCGCCCAGCTCCGAGTCCCAACCCACCGCCACCAGCGCCATCCCGTCCGTATGGGACAGGTTGAAGCGCAGCCGTGGCCCCCACTCCCCCCGCACCACGGGCCGCCCGTACTCGTTGGTGTCGAAGGCCCAGGCCTCCGGCGCCACCGGCGCGTAGCGTGACAGGGACAGCCGCACCAGCGCGTGGCTCACCAGGTACTGGCGTTGATGGCGCTCGAAACGGAAGCGCTGCTGCTTGTCACGCTCCTTCGCATCCAGCAGCGCCCAGTAGGCGTCCAGGAGCCGCCGGTCATTGATGCGCTCGGGTTCGACAATCCAGACATGGACCTCGTCCGGGCGCAGCGCCAGGGGCTCGAAGGCGGTGGACATGGCCGCTTTTTATCACCGCTGCCCGCCTGCCCTCGCGGGATTCGATGTCGGAGTCATGGCCACTGATGGCCAGTGAAGCTGACCCCCGAGGCAGTTGGCACACACCCTCGCCCCCTCCCACCTTCTCGTCGCTCAGGAGTGGGGCGCGGAGGCAGGGGGGGCCGCGAGAAGAGCCGCTGGTGGCGTGATGGGGGACAGGGACGGATGGAGCTCTTTCCAATTCAGTTACTCTTCATGGTGGTTCTGATGAACCGCTATGTCCTCGGGCCGCTGCTACGGCGCCTGAAGGGGCGGCAATTCGACCGCGTGGACGACACGTATCTGCCGCGTGTCGCCATCGTCATCCCGCTCTTCAACGAAGGCGAGGGCATCTACCACGGCGTGCGCAGCCTGCTGGAGCAGGACTACCCCAGCCATCTGTTGCAGATCGTCGTCGTGGATGACTGCTCGAAGGATGACAGCTACGCCTGGGCCCTGAAGGCGGCGGAGGGCAACCCCAACGTCATCGTCATGCGCAACCCGGAAAACATGGGCAAGCGCAAGGGCATCAACCGCGCGGTGAAGGCCGCCACCGATGCGGAAATCATCGTCTCGGTGGACTCGGACGTCATCGTGGACAAGGCCGCCGTGCGCCAGTTGGTGCGCCGCTTCGTCAGCCCCCGCATCGCCGCGGTGGGCGGGCGCACGTATGTGACGAACCGTCATCAGAACTGGATGACGCGGATGATTGAAATCAAGTTCCACTTCGCCCAGGAGTGGCTCAAGGACCTGGAGCGCAGCTTCCGTCAGGTGATGTGCCTGTCCGGTTGCCTCACCGCGTACCGCCGCCACGTGCTGCTGGAGCTGGAGCCCATCCTCGAGGCGCGCGCCATCGCGGGCATTCCCATCAAATACGGTGAGGACCGGTTCCTCACGCGGCAGATCGTCAAGCACGACTACGAGACGGTCTACACGCTGGATGCCTACTGCTTCACCGCGGCGCCGTCGACGCTGGCCGGATACTTCTCCCAGCAGCTTCGCTGGCGCCGCTCCAACCTGGTGGACCTGCTCG
This genomic window from Myxococcus hansupus contains:
- a CDS encoding 4'-phosphopantetheinyl transferase family protein codes for the protein MSTAFEPLALRPDEVHVWIVEPERINDRRLLDAYWALLDAKERDKQQRFRFERHQRQYLVSHALVRLSLSRYAPVAPEAWAFDTNEYGRPVVRGEWGPRLRFNLSHTDGMALVAVGWDSELGADVEDAQRSGETVEIADHYFAASEVAALKALPPERHRERFFEYWTLKESYIKARGAGLSLPLDQFAFHLEPDQAPRISFDPRMRDIPEAWQFVQLRPSERHQAAVAVNRPRGTPLTVRWQFTVPLAGDTPPRFQAA
- a CDS encoding glycosyltransferase, whose product is MELFPIQLLFMVVLMNRYVLGPLLRRLKGRQFDRVDDTYLPRVAIVIPLFNEGEGIYHGVRSLLEQDYPSHLLQIVVVDDCSKDDSYAWALKAAEGNPNVIVMRNPENMGKRKGINRAVKAATDAEIIVSVDSDVIVDKAAVRQLVRRFVSPRIAAVGGRTYVTNRHQNWMTRMIEIKFHFAQEWLKDLERSFRQVMCLSGCLTAYRRHVLLELEPILEARAIAGIPIKYGEDRFLTRQIVKHDYETVYTLDAYCFTAAPSTLAGYFSQQLRWRRSNLVDLLGGLSHAWRLHPVVTVHYVSQLALLLSYPLVIVHNVLTGEFWDILAFHFLVIGLLGVIYRIETRHLPVERRVHGASFLPMALLMPVTYALFTPLALLTLDSGSWETRGSANAAPAPSPVDSGGRFPPTHAGEGSTP